The sequence GATCCGACTTCCGGATACGGCTGTTATATCGAGTGGATGCTGCGGGACGCGGGGATCGTGCTTGAGCCGACCGCCATCCAGCCCCAAGCGAGCTGACGGCAGCGGCGAACCGGTCTGATGGGCCGGCGTCGCTTTTTTGTCGAACCCGGGTCGAACGTCATCGGGGGCTGTCGAAATTGGATGAAACATTGGTGAAAAAATATATTCTACACCATCGGATAAAAAAAATCTAGAAAAAATCTTTTCGACAGAAGGAATGCCGGGGTGAATGTCGAATATTTCTCCTTAGACACTTATCTGGAAATCGTTAGGAGGAACCGTCGTGCAAAAGATCGAAGTGCTGCTCGCGGACGACAACCGAGAATTCACCCACCTTCTTTCGGAGTTTATCAACGAACAAGGAGATATGACCGTCGCCGGGGTGTGCTACAACGGCAATGAGGTGCTGCGTTTCATTGAGGAATGCGGCCGCGTGCCGGATGTTCTCATATTGGATATTATCATGCCTCACCTGGACGGGCTCGGCGTGCTGGAGGAGCTGCGCCGCCTGAATCTGCAGCCAATGCCGAAGATCATCATGCTGACGGCGTTCGGCCAGGAAAACATTACGCAGAAAGCCGTGCAGCTCGGAGCCGCATACTATATCCTGAAGCCGTTCGATATGGATATTCTGACGCAGCGTATCCGCCAGCTCGTCAATAACCAGGTGGGAGGCGGGGCTCGGCCGGATCGCTCTCCTCCAGTGTGTCGCTGACGCCGCGGACGAACGTCATCCCGATCACCAAAGGCAAAAACCTCGACGCCAACATCACCAGCATCATTCACGAAATCGGCGTGCCCGCGCATATCAAGGGATACCAGTACCTGCGCGAAGCGATCACAATGGTGTACAACAACATCGACATCCTGGGCGCGATCACGAAGACGCTCTACCCGGCGATTGCCGAGAAATACAAAACGACGCCTTCCCGCGTCGAACGCGCTATCCGCCATGCGATCGAAGTCGCCTGGACGCGCGGCAACATCGACTCCATCAGTCACCTGTTCGGCTACACGATCAACATCAGCAAGTCGAAGCCCACGAACAGCGAGTTTATCGCGATGGTGGCGGACAAGCTGCGGATTGAGCACAAGGTGTCTTGAAAGCAAGACTGACGCGGCTTTGAGCGTGTCAATGGCAAATGCAGGGATGGCTATAAATATCGGAAATGCACCGTTTTGAGCCGATAAATATCGAAGTGATAAGCCAACTGATACCACTTGTTTATTGGTCTTCCCAGAAGCCGATAAAGGAGTGGTATTTTTTATTTAAAAGGGGATTGGAAATGAAATCAAACAAGGGTTTAAACGGAATCGGCCAGATGACTTTGCATCTGACCGTCGTTAATAATGGCCGGACCCGTCGATAAATATTTTTTGCGGCGGAGTGTTACAAAATTCGAACGAGACGGGACTTATTAATAGACACCAAGCAAGGGAGCGAACGACATGATAGAGTTGAGGCAACTACAGCATCAATTCGTCATCGGCAAAAAAGGCAAAGAAAAAGTATTGCCGGTGCTGCACGATATCAACCTTCGGATCGGACAGGGAGAGATCGTCGCGATCGTCGGCCGGAGCGGGTCGGGCAAGTCCACCTTGCTTAATCTGATGTCGGGATATATCCGGCCGACCGGAGGGGACATCATCGTGAACGGGCGCAACGTCACCCGGCTGAGCGAAGGGGAGTGGGCCGACTTCCGGCTGCAGAACTTCGGGTTTATGTTTCAAAGCTTCCAGCTCATCCCGAGTATGACCGCTTACGAGAACGCCGAGCTGCCGCTGGTGCTGAAGGGGGTCGGGGCGGACAAACGGCGGCGGCGTGTGATGGACATGCTGGAGCGCGTAGGCTTGGCGGAGTATGCCGGGCACTATCCCGGCGAGCTGTCCGGAGGCCAGCAGCAGCGGGTGTCAGTCGCCCGGGCGCTGATGCTGAATCCGCCGATCATTCTCGCCGACGAGCCGACGGGCAGCCTGGACAGCGAGAACGAGAGCGTGCTGCTGGAGATGATCCGGGACTTGAACCGCGAGCAGGGCCTCACGTTTGTCATCATTACCCACGACGAGCAGGTCGCCTCGATCGCTCACCGGACGCTGACGCTGAAGGACGGCCGCATCACGGATCAACGCATTCAAGGAGGGGTCTGAGATGACGTTCAGGGATCAACTGCGCTTCGTGCGGCAAAATGTCAAGAAAAACAAGACGCGTCTGTTTATGACCGTGCTGGCGACGGCGATGGGCTGCGCCTTCCTGATCGTGCTCGCTTCGGTCGGATTCGGCCTGCAAAAAAGCATCGTCGACGATATGGTCGGGGATCGTCTGGTCACCGAGATCGAAGTGTGGGGCGTCATGCCCGAAGGGGAGGAGAAGGTGAACAACGACCTGCGGGACGAGCATATCTCCTACCTGAAGTCCGTCGAACACGTGAAGGCGGTGACGACCCGCAACCGCGTGAGGCAGTCGCTGGAGCCGACGGTTGACGGAACGGTCCTGACCACGTTCGGGGCGATTGCCGTGGACTTTGACGAAGAGTCCAAGGCCGGCATGGAGCTGGATGCCGGAAGGTTTCCGCAGGCGACAAACGAGATCGTCGTCGGATACCATATCCGGAAGACCGACCAGCAGGATCAGCCGCAATACGATGAGGTGCCGCCGGCCAAGGAATGGCTGGGCAAAACGGTCCGGCTGACGGTGAAGCAGAGATCGGCAGACGGCGGCGAAACAAGCACGCCGATCGAGGCTGCGATCGTCGGGGTTACGAAGAAACCGTCGAAGGAATGGGAAGAGGATCGCCTTCTCTATATCGGCAGCGGGATGCTGGACGAGGTGGAGCGGATCACGCAGACGAGGCTGGGGGAGATCCGGGAAGCCGGCGGCAATAGCGGCGCTCCCCGGGATCTGGCGGCGGATCTGTCGCAGCCGCGCACATACGAGTCGGTGAAGGTTGTGGCTGACCGGTTGGATCATGTGAAGAGCATCGCCTCGGAAATCCGGTCGAAAGGCTACCTGAATCATTCGATCGTCGATATGCTGGAACAGACGAATCTGTTCTTCCTGATCATGAAGATCGGGCTTGTCTTTGTCGGCACGATTGCCGTCCTGATCGCTTCGATCGGAATTTTTAACACGATGACGATGGCCGTCACCGAGAGAGCGCAGGATATCGGCATCATGAAAGCGATCGGGGCGCATCCGTCCGTCATCCGGCGAATTTTCCTGCTGGAGAGCGCGGTGATCGGCTTGTCGGGCGCCGTGATCGGCACGATCGTGTCGTACGGCTTGTCGCATGCCGTGAACTGGGGACTGCCGGTGCTGGTGAAGATGGTCATGGATGAGAAGGTGCCCGACAACTTCGTATTCTCGCTGATTCCGCCTTATCTGGTGATGATCGCCTGCGCGATCTCGCTGGGCGTCGCGGTGTTGTCCGGGATGCGGCCGGCCGCCCGGGCGACCCGGGTGGACGTGCTGCGGGCGCTGCGAAGAGACGTGTAAACGGGGAAGCGTTGCGTATAAAAGAGTCATGTCTTCGGCGAAAGCCGGGGCGTGGCTCTTTTTTTTGGCGGGAAAAATATTAAGAAAATTTTAGTAATCTGCACACATTTCTAATGTTCGCTTCGAACGTGTCTAAAATATGCTCTGTACATTACTAGAGATAGAGATTGGTGTCGAAGGGTGGAAGAATCATGCGGAAATGTATCACATTCAAGAAAAAGGTCATTTGGGTCAATGAACGGAAGAGCGCTCCCAACTCGACCGAATTGTTGATGCGGAAGCTCGAAGAGCTTGAATACAACCTTGATTTTCGCCGCAAGCTGAAAAAAATTCTCTACATCGATATCGTGAACAACGTCGCGGTATTCATCTACGCCGACGGTTCGAAGTTATATCTGGACGTCTCCTGATCCCGGCCGATCCGCCTGAAACGTTACGCGGCTCCGGGGCGTTTTTTTGCGGGCATCCGGTTTTGGCCGCGTCGCGTTGCCGATCATCGGGAACAAATTTCCATAACCACCGAATACGGCTGATCGTCTTTCGCGCGAACGAAGGCGAGAAGCCGTTTTCTTTTCTGCCGCAAAATCCCGGAGAACAGCCGCAGCGGCGGAAGGGCCCGGCATTTCGGTCATGCTTTCGATTCTCGCGAAATAGCTATTAAGGAAGGAGCCGAACGGCCCAGCTTTTCCGGTCGGCGGCCCGGCGGGAGCGCACAAAGCAAGGCTCTGCCGGGAACGGGAAGGGCGGCTCTCTATTTTACAAACGCGTGTCTTCTGTGATAACGTGATAGCGAAGCGCAACGCGCAAACGTAGAAGAGACGGGAGTGATGAGGGTGCCACATGCGCATGAATGGAATTTTTTCGAGCGTCGGGCAGACAAGGAGCGTATGTGGATCCTGCTGGACACAGCGTTTCGCCGGAGCGTGCCCGACGGCAGCCGGCCGTGGCTGCTGTCGGTTGTCGTGAATACGTACGGGATTGCCGACCGGAGACGGTCGAAGCGCCAGGTGCTGGCTTGCTTGCAGCAATTGGAGCAAAAAGCGGAGCGCCGGTTCGCGGACGAGCTGGATGCGGTATACGCGGCGCGGATCAACACGGAATCGCGGCTGGAGTTTTATTTCTACGCCCGTTACCGGGAACGGTTCGAACGCGTGATGGAAGAAATCCGCCAGATCGCGTCGGGCATGCGCGTGCAGGCTTTATGCAAGGAGGACGAGAAATGGAGCTTTTATTCCTATCTGTGTCCGAACGAAGTGGAAAGCCTGCTGATGCGCAATACGCTGTTTCTGGAGTCGCTGCAGGCCAGAGGGGATGACGGGCGAGACCGGGAGATCCGGCACTGGATGTCGTTCCCGGATGAGGAAGCGCGCTCCGCGGCGGCGGCGCAGGCTCAAGCGTCCGGATTCGCGGCCGAGCCGTGCGAAGGAAGCGGCGAGGACCCGGATGGCCGCTGCCGGTTGCTGCTGCGGAAGACGCACAGCATCAGCCTGGACGCCGTCAACGCGGCGGTGCGGGAGCTGTATTCGATTTCATCGGCCCACGGAGGCCGTTACGAAGGCTGGGGAGCGGAGCTGCACCAGCGGAAGCTGGTCAAGCTGATGCAGAAAGGCCGATTGCTGCTCGTTCCGCTGTCTCTGGCGGTCGGCGGACTCACTGCGGTCTTGCTGGCGGGCTTATACTGGCTGATCTTTGCGTAGGGGGCTGACAGCCGCCGCTTGAACCGGATGTTCCGGCGCTGGCGGCGGCTGTCTCCATGACGGACGATATTCACGATTCGTCCGAAGTCGGCGCCTGCCGGCGGGGACGGGGACGTTTCTTGGGCTTGAAGCGGGGGGCGACGTAGTTGCGCTTGCGATCCCTGAAGAAGATCCATCCGGCGATAAACGCGATGCCGAGCGCGAACAGGATCAGTCCTCCGAAGAAGCGAAGCGCCAGTTGCCCTATCCCGATGCGAATATCGCCGCCCATCAAGGCGAAGGTCATAAAAAAAGCGTCCTTCATCAGCAGAAAGCCGTATGTCGCCGCCACGCCGGGAATCACCAGCAGCAGCATCGCAATAAACCGGGCGGTTTTTTCGTTCATGGGCAAACCTACTTTCCTTCGTCCCCTATATTCTCGGGAACGTTCAAGGTACAATAGAACAACAGGCAATAAACAGGCGGTCTAACCGTACTAATAGTAACAGGTCATGACGGAGGGAAGCAACCCATGTCGCATACATACGACGTAGCCATCATCGGCGGCGGAACGGGCGGTTATACGGCCGCCATCCGCGCCGCCCAGCTTGGAATGAAAGTCGCTCTCGTGGAGAGGGACAAGCTGGGCGGAACTTGTCTGCATCGGGGCTGTATCCCGAGCAAATCGCTGCTTCGCAGCGCGGAGGTTTACGCCACACTGAAGGAAGCGGACCGCTACGGGGTGATCGCGGGGGAGGTCGGGCTCGATTTCACCCGCGTGTCCGCGCGCAAAGCCGCCGTGGTGGAGCAGATGCACCGCGGCGTGCAGTATTTAATGAAGAAGCACAAAATCGACGTCTACCGGGGGTACGGGCGCATCACCGGACCTTCGATCTTCTCGCCGAAAGGCGGGGGGCTGGCGGTCGAGCGCGAGAACGGCGAAATCGACGAGCTGCTGCCGGACAAGCTGATCGTGGCGACCGGCTCGCGGCCGCGGATGCTTCCCGGCTGGGAGGCGGACGGCCGCTTCGTGCTGACCAGCGACGAGGCGCTGGAGCTGGAGCGTCTGCCGGAATCGATGCTGATCGTCGGCGGCGGTGTGATCGGCGTGGAGTGGGCGTCCATGCTCCGGGACTTCGGCGTGTCCGTCACGCTGGTCGAAGCCGGCCCGAGGCTGCTTCCGACCGAAGACGCCGACATCGCGAGGGAGCTGGAGAAGCAGCTTCAGGGGCGCGGTGTGCGGATCGAGACGAACGCGCGGGTGCTGACGGAGTCGCTGGAGCGCACGGGCGAAGGCGTGCTGCTGCAGATCGAGCGCGGCGGCGAACGGATCGGCCTCGCCGGGGATCAGCTTCTGGTCTGCGTCGGGCGGCAGGCGAACGTCGAGGATATCGGTCTCGGGCATACGAAGGCCAAGCTGGAGAACGGCTTCATCAAGGTGAACCCTTCGACGATGCAGACGTACGACCCGGACGTATACGCGATCGGGGACGTTAACGGCGGATTGCAGCTCGCGCATGTGGCGGCGCACGAGGGGATCGTCGCGGTCGAGCACATCGCCGGTCTGACGCCCCACGCGACGCCGTCGCATCGGGTTCCCCGCTGCGTCTATTCGCGTCCGGAGATCGCTTCGGTCGGCTGGACCGAGGAGGAAGCCCGCCGGCACGTATCCGCCGTCAGGACGGCGAAAGTTCCGTTCGCCGCCATCGGCAAGGCGGTCGTCTACGGAGAAAGCGGCGGATTCGCCAAGGTGATCGCGGACGCCGAGACGAACGACCTGCTCGGCGTGCATATCGTCGGTCCCCACGCGACCGACCTGATCGCCGAAGCGGCGCTCGCCCAACTGCTGGACGCCACGCCGTGGGAGGTCGCGCAGACCATCCACCCTCATCCGACGCTGTCGGAGATTATGTCCGAAGCGATGCTGGCGGTCGAAGGACGGCCGCTTAATCTGTAGCCGCCCGGCGTCCGCCGCTAAAAATTCGCCCGTCTTTCGTTTGAGTTCGGACGGCGGGCGAGTTATAATAAGAGCGTAACGCCTGATATTAAGACCAGGTCACAAAAAAGCGATCAGGAGGTGGCGGGATGTCGATCGGACAAATGTCGAAACACCGCGAGCTCGGCCTCACCGACGAACAAGTGGTGAAGATGTACGGCAATATGGTGGCCGCGCGGAAGTTTGACGAGCGGGCGACCCTGCTGCAGCGGGCGGGCAAGGTGCCGTTCCACGTATCGGGAATCGGCCAGGAAGCGGCGCAGACCGCCGCGGCTTTTGCAATGAACCGCGAAATCGATTATTTCCTCCCTTACTACCGGGACTACGCTTTCGTATATACGCTCGGCATGACGATGCGCGAGCTGATGCTGAATCTGTTCGCCAAAGCCGAAGATCCGAACAGCGCCGGCCGGCAGATGGTCGGGCATTTCGGCTGCAAGCGACTCCGGGTGGTGACGGGTTCCAGCCCGGTCACGACCCAGGTTCCGCATGCGGCGGGCATCGCGTATGCCGCCAAGCTTCGGGGAGAGAAATGCGTCGCTTATGTCAGCTTCGGCGAAGGCTCCAGCAACCAGGGTGACTTCCACGAAGGCGCGAACTTTATCGGCGTGCATAAGCTGCCGGTCATCCTGTTCTGCGAGAATAACCAGTATGCGATATCCGTTCCGTATTCGAAGCAGGTCGGAACGGCGAAGATCGCCGACCGCGCGCTGGGGTACGGATTCAAGGGCCTGCGCGTCGACGGCAACGATCCGCTCGAAGTGTACCGCGTCGTCAAGGAAGCCCGCGAGCGCGCGCTGGCCGGCGAAGGCGCCACGCTGATCGAAGCGATGATGTACCGCCTCTCGCCCCACTCCGCGGCCGACAACGATATGTTGTACCGGACGAGGGAAGAGGTCGAGGAGCACCGCAAGCGGGACGGCATTTTGCGTATGCGGGCTTATCTCACGGAATGCGGACTGTGGGACGACGACCGCGAGAA is a genomic window of Paenibacillus thermoaerophilus containing:
- a CDS encoding ABC transporter ATP-binding protein, with amino-acid sequence MIELRQLQHQFVIGKKGKEKVLPVLHDINLRIGQGEIVAIVGRSGSGKSTLLNLMSGYIRPTGGDIIVNGRNVTRLSEGEWADFRLQNFGFMFQSFQLIPSMTAYENAELPLVLKGVGADKRRRRVMDMLERVGLAEYAGHYPGELSGGQQQRVSVARALMLNPPIILADEPTGSLDSENESVLLEMIRDLNREQGLTFVIITHDEQVASIAHRTLTLKDGRITDQRIQGGV
- a CDS encoding thiamine pyrophosphate-dependent dehydrogenase E1 component subunit alpha translates to MSIGQMSKHRELGLTDEQVVKMYGNMVAARKFDERATLLQRAGKVPFHVSGIGQEAAQTAAAFAMNREIDYFLPYYRDYAFVYTLGMTMRELMLNLFAKAEDPNSAGRQMVGHFGCKRLRVVTGSSPVTTQVPHAAGIAYAAKLRGEKCVAYVSFGEGSSNQGDFHEGANFIGVHKLPVILFCENNQYAISVPYSKQVGTAKIADRALGYGFKGLRVDGNDPLEVYRVVKEARERALAGEGATLIEAMMYRLSPHSAADNDMLYRTREEVEEHRKRDGILRMRAYLTECGLWDDDRENELQERIKAEVNEATAYADKAPYPSPEDTLLHVYGD
- a CDS encoding DUF695 domain-containing protein, whose amino-acid sequence is MRVPHAHEWNFFERRADKERMWILLDTAFRRSVPDGSRPWLLSVVVNTYGIADRRRSKRQVLACLQQLEQKAERRFADELDAVYAARINTESRLEFYFYARYRERFERVMEEIRQIASGMRVQALCKEDEKWSFYSYLCPNEVESLLMRNTLFLESLQARGDDGRDREIRHWMSFPDEEARSAAAAQAQASGFAAEPCEGSGEDPDGRCRLLLRKTHSISLDAVNAAVRELYSISSAHGGRYEGWGAELHQRKLVKLMQKGRLLLVPLSLAVGGLTAVLLAGLYWLIFA
- the lpdA gene encoding dihydrolipoyl dehydrogenase; the protein is MSHTYDVAIIGGGTGGYTAAIRAAQLGMKVALVERDKLGGTCLHRGCIPSKSLLRSAEVYATLKEADRYGVIAGEVGLDFTRVSARKAAVVEQMHRGVQYLMKKHKIDVYRGYGRITGPSIFSPKGGGLAVERENGEIDELLPDKLIVATGSRPRMLPGWEADGRFVLTSDEALELERLPESMLIVGGGVIGVEWASMLRDFGVSVTLVEAGPRLLPTEDADIARELEKQLQGRGVRIETNARVLTESLERTGEGVLLQIERGGERIGLAGDQLLVCVGRQANVEDIGLGHTKAKLENGFIKVNPSTMQTYDPDVYAIGDVNGGLQLAHVAAHEGIVAVEHIAGLTPHATPSHRVPRCVYSRPEIASVGWTEEEARRHVSAVRTAKVPFAAIGKAVVYGESGGFAKVIADAETNDLLGVHIVGPHATDLIAEAALAQLLDATPWEVAQTIHPHPTLSEIMSEAMLAVEGRPLNL
- a CDS encoding ABC transporter permease; protein product: MTFRDQLRFVRQNVKKNKTRLFMTVLATAMGCAFLIVLASVGFGLQKSIVDDMVGDRLVTEIEVWGVMPEGEEKVNNDLRDEHISYLKSVEHVKAVTTRNRVRQSLEPTVDGTVLTTFGAIAVDFDEESKAGMELDAGRFPQATNEIVVGYHIRKTDQQDQPQYDEVPPAKEWLGKTVRLTVKQRSADGGETSTPIEAAIVGVTKKPSKEWEEDRLLYIGSGMLDEVERITQTRLGEIREAGGNSGAPRDLAADLSQPRTYESVKVVADRLDHVKSIASEIRSKGYLNHSIVDMLEQTNLFFLIMKIGLVFVGTIAVLIASIGIFNTMTMAVTERAQDIGIMKAIGAHPSVIRRIFLLESAVIGLSGAVIGTIVSYGLSHAVNWGLPVLVKMVMDEKVPDNFVFSLIPPYLVMIACAISLGVAVLSGMRPAARATRVDVLRALRRDV
- a CDS encoding DUF2627 domain-containing protein — protein: MNEKTARFIAMLLLVIPGVAATYGFLLMKDAFFMTFALMGGDIRIGIGQLALRFFGGLILFALGIAFIAGWIFFRDRKRNYVAPRFKPKKRPRPRRQAPTSDES